ACCGACAGGCCGCGCGAGAGGAACGACGTGTTCATGCCGATCAGTCGGCCCTCGGTGTCGATCAGCGGCCCACCGGAGAAGCCGGGGTAGAGGGTGGCGTCGGAGCGGATCGCGTGGTCGATCGTGCCGCCGCGCCAGGTGCGCCACGGGCCGGACACCGCCCCGATCACGCCCAGGGTGGCCATCGGCTCACTCCCACGCGGTCGGCCCAGTGCCAGCACCAGATGGCCCAGGCGGGCCTCGACCGGCGAGATGGTTGCCGCCGTCAACCCGTCGGCATCCACCCGCAGCACCGCGATGTCGGTCCCGGGATCCCGGCCGACGATGCGCGCCGGCAGATCTCGGCCGTCCGGCAGGCCGACGGTGATATCGTCCTCCCGCTCGAGGACGTGGTCAGCCGTGACGATCAGCCCATCGGCGCGCCAGATGATGCCGGTGGCGCCTATCCGTCGCCGAGCATCGATCCGCACGATCGACCGCGCGCCGGCAGCGACCGCGTTGGCGAGACTGTCGGAGAGTTCGGTCAAGAGGTTCGTGCTCCCTGTGTTCCCAATGCTCATGAGGGGACTCCTTTCTACGCCCTAGCATAGGTGCGGGCGCGC
This genomic window from Sphaerobacter thermophilus DSM 20745 contains:
- a CDS encoding S1C family serine protease, yielding MSIGNTGSTNLLTELSDSLANAVAAGARSIVRIDARRRIGATGIIWRADGLIVTADHVLEREDDITVGLPDGRDLPARIVGRDPGTDIAVLRVDADGLTAATISPVEARLGHLVLALGRPRGSEPMATLGVIGAVSGPWRTWRGGTIDHAIRSDATLYPGFSGGPLIDTEGRLIGMNTSFLSRGLSVTLPAAMVERVVEALVSKGKVTRGYLGIATQPVALPQALRSQLGLTQESGLLIVGVEPDSPAERGGLLLGDIVIAFGGQPTTDPQSLQALLGPGSAGTQQPVRVVRGGAIADTTVTVGER